The following coding sequences lie in one Osmerus mordax isolate fOsmMor3 chromosome 13, fOsmMor3.pri, whole genome shotgun sequence genomic window:
- the phf21aa gene encoding PHD finger protein 21Aa codes for MVFKTEDCVKAERAPGLSSSQKGFMMELQDLQDALKMEIQVHQKLVAQMKQDPQNTELKKQLHELQTKITTLSDKQKKVVEQLRKDLLVKQDQSDLQTQTQLASQLQSQAQAQAQVQAQSQFPLQLEVQVQSQPQLLPQPQHPIQPGSRASGLPPLHTPPSLPSPDNLNSLQSTLPGSPIPSSKSLPLLLSAIPSPRPSVAMVTTLSHTPKPGATHPDSNSQNAPVSLQATCPLTNQGLEAVRLVTKSTVVMHTSQPIRVPQFVPPRLAPRPACQPQVRPRPAQPVLQVPPPMLAPPQLPPRPILLANQLTASSLPPSPNPIRQVRILNGQSCSSPAPGIIITPLATPPTHLSSSHSPASKTVKAKTGEIKSTSSKHPSPSPSPHSPTTRGTPPPRTPPRTKQEESPQKLAFMVSLGLVTYDHLEEIQSRRQERKRRTTANPVYSGAVFEPERKKNTLLYLNSPLHQPNRKRGRPPKHSSMVELSPHPPGCLPPPSPILHRPAPPLTPPLPGPGPGDADVHEDLCAVCRRSGQLLMCDTCSRVYHLDCLAPPLKTVPRGMWMCPSCQDQMLDKEDAMEWPGTLAIVHSYIAYKAAKEEEKQRQVQWARDLRQEREQLETRVKQLNISITRCMESKNSVLSRQRSMQTSLEKVKGLLCLIKGLKPLSPPQTTLPPPEDPTNEGTGCVAVDLMEPTSEELGETQDNDITENNDITESNSVTVNSNDVTKSNDDVTENNDITENNNDITENNNNVTENNNDVTENNNDVPESKDTRSRSSPDEQRSPHQGAAAAAEEEEEEEERKEEEKKEVEQKQEEVKLEEERSEVQHEKEAKQPDNNIVNNNKMNNLNSKATEINKKEGEEDKEETTERETEEEGQEMEDITKLGQEGGDKDEEVKENQKDARGEEEEGKENKREVRGEEEDEGKEEQEEMTKEEMEQKEEAESLKENGNESNGKEDEEEKEERMEEGSVEDEQTERLSSLSKVPDPPLTLAPPPVGVTE; via the exons ATGGTGTTCAAAACCGAAGACTGTGTGAAG GCTGAGCGAGCTCCTGGTCTGAGCTCCAGTCAGAAGGGCTTCATGATGGAGCTCCAGGACCTCCAGGATGCACTGAAGATGGAGATACAAGTTCACCAG AAACTGGTGGCCCAGATGAAGCAGGATCCTCAG AACACTGAACTAAAGAAACAGCTGCATGAACTCCAGACCAAGATCACAACACTAAGTGACAAACAG AAGAAGGTTGTGGAGCAGCTAAGGAAAGACCTGCTGGTGAAACAGGACCAGTCGGACCTCCAAACCCAGACCCAGCTTGCAAGCCAGCTGCagtcccaggcccaggcccaggcccaggtccaGGCCCAGTCCCAGTTCCCTCTCCAGCTGGAAGTCCAGGtccagtcccagcctcagctcctcccccagccccagcaccccaTTCAGCCTGGGAGTAGGGCTTCCGGGCTGCCGCCCCTTCATACCCCGccctccctgccctcacccGACAACCTCAACTCACTACAG AGCACGTTGCCAGgttctcccatcccctcctccaagTCTCtacctctgctgctctctgccaTCCCATCCCCACGGCCTTCAGTTGCCATGGTCACCACCCTCAGCCACACCCCCAAGCCTGGTGCCACTCACCCCGACTCCaactcccagaatgcaccagtCAGCCTTCAGGCTACCTGCCCGTTGACCAATCAGGGGCTGGAGGCGGTGCGGCTAGTTACCAAGAGCACTGTTGTG ATGCACAcgagccagccaatcagagttcCCCAGTTTGTCCCTCCCAGATTGGCTCCTCGACCTGCCTGTCAACCTCAG GTAAGGCCCAGACCAGCGCAGCCGGTCCTCCAGGTTCCTCCCCCCATGCTAGCCCCGCCCCAGCTGCCTCCACGACCAATCCTGCTGGCAAATCAGCTCACAGCTTCATCTCTGCCGCCAAGCCCCAACCCCATCCGGCAGGTGCGCATCCTCAATGGCCAATCCTGCTCTAGCCCAGCCCCCGGCATCATCATCACACCCTTAGCCACGCCCCCTACACACTTGAGCAGCAGCCACAGCCCGGCCTCCAAG actGTGAAAGCCAAGACCGGTGAGATAAAGTCCACCTCCAGcaaacacccctctccctccccctctccacactcCCCCACCACTCGcggcaccccccctcccaggacccCCCCCAGGACAAAGCAGGAGGAGAGCCCTCAG AAATTAGCCTTCATGGTTTCTTTGGGCCTGGTGACATATGACCATCTGGAGG AGATCCAGAGTCgcaggcaggagaggaagaggaggacaacagCTAACCCTGTCTACAGCGGAGCAGTCTTTGAACCAGAG CGTAAGAAGAACACCCTGCTCTACCTTAACTCTCCACTACACCAGCCCAACAGGAAGAGAG GTCGCCCCCCCAAACACAGCAGCATGGTGGAGCTGAGTCCTCACCCCCccggctgcctcccccctccctcccccatactCCACCGGCctgcaccccccctcaccccccctctgccaggcccaggccctggGGAT GCAGACGTGCACGAGGACTTGTGTGCCGTGTGCCGGCGCAGCGGGCAGCTGCTCATGTGTGACACGTGCTCACGCGTGTACCACCTGGACtgcctggctccgcccctgaAAACTGTTCCCAGGGGCATGTGGATGTGCCCCTCATGTCAGGATCAG aTGCTAGATAAAGAGGACGCCATGGAGTGGCCTGGAACTCTGGCCATTGTTCACTCCTACATCGCCTACAAAGCAG ctaaagaggaggagaagcagaggcagGTGCAGTGGGCCAGGGAcctgaggcaggagagagagcagctggagaccAGGGTCAAGCAACTCAACATCTCCATCACG aGGTGTATGGAGAGTAAGAACAGCGTGCTGAGTCGTCAGAGGAGCATGCAGACGTCCCTGGAGAAGGTCAAAGGTTTACTCTGCCTCATAAAGGGTCTTaagcccctttcccctccccagaCCACACTCCCACCACCAGAGGACCCTACCAATGAAGGAACAGGCTGTGTAGCCGTTGACCTCATGGAACCCACCAGTGAGGAGCTAGGTGAAACACAGGACAACGACATCACAGAGAACAACGACATCACGGAGAGCAACAGTGTCACAGTCAACAGCAATGATGTCACAAAGAGCAACGACGACGTCACAGAGAACAACGACATCACAGAGAACAACAACGACATCACAGAGAACAACAACAACGTCACAGAGAACAACAACGACGTCACAGAGAACAACAACGACGTCCCAGAGAGCAAAGACACCCGCAGCAGAAGCAGCCCAGACGAGCAGAGGAGTCCACACCAGGGAGCTGCTGCtgcggcggaggaggaggaggaggaggaggagaggaaagaagaggaaaagaaagaagtgGAGCAGAAACAAGAGGAGGTgaaactggaggaggagaggtcggAGGTGCAACATGAAAAGGAGGCCAAGCAGCCTGACAACAACATAGTAAACAACAATAAGATGAACAACCTGAACAGTAAAGCCACTGAAATCaacaagaaggagggggaggaagacaaggaggagacaacagaaagagagacagaagaagagggccaggagatggaggacatAACAAAgttggggcaggaggggggtgaCAAGGATGAAGAGGTAAAGGAGAACCAAAAGGAtgcgaggggagaggaggaagagggaaaggagaacaAGAGGgaagtgaggggagaggaggaagacgagggaaaggaggagcaggaggagatgacaaaggaagagatggagcagaaggaggaggcagagagtcTGAAAGAGAATGGAAATGAGAGCAATGGaaaagaggatgaggaagaaaaggaggagaggatggaggaggggagtgtggaggacgagcagacagagagactcagCAGCCTCAGTAAAGTTCCAGACCCGCCCCTgactctggccccgccccctgtgGGTGTTACAGAATAA
- the zgc:110699 gene encoding ras-related and estrogen-regulated growth inhibitor, with the protein MTESSQPRKMNRAKLVVLGRDNCGKTALCVRFITRRFIGEYDHKKEVTYRCRKTVDNEPIDVEMLDTANKECVGSTGSSLESSIRWGDGFLIIYSITDRSSFEAVSRLKRLIDHIKQALGIPTVIVANKSDMENGRVVRTEEGQALAADLRCGFYELSVAEGCVAVETAVAQLVREVRLEYQRHLLVMDTRSRMLQMTHALRSRLTRSKTMQW; encoded by the exons aTGACTGAATCCAGCCAACCCAGAAAGATGAACCGGGCCAAGCTGGTGGTTCTGGGTCGAGACAACTGTGGAAAGACAG ccctgtGTGTAAGATTCATCACTAGACGCTTCATAGGAGAGTATGACCATAAAaagg AGGTCACCTACAGGTGTCGGAAAACTGTGGACAACGAGCCAATCGATGTGGAGATGTTAGACACAGCCAACAAG gaGTGTGTTGGCTCTACAGGGTCATCTCTGGAGAGCTCTATCAGGTGGGGCGATGGCTTCCTCATTATCTACTCCATCACGGACCGCAGTAGCTTTGAGGCCGTCTCACGTCTAAAGAGGCTCATTGACCACATCAAGCAGGCCCTGG GCATCCCTACAGTGATTGTGGCCAACAAGTCAGACATGGAGAACGGGCGGGTTGTGAGAACTGAGGAGGGTCAGGCCCTGGCTGCAGACCTCAG atgcgGTTTCTACGAGCTGTCAGTGGCAGAGGGCTGCGTTGCCGTGGAGACAGCGGTGGCCCAGCTGGTCAGGGAGGTGCGTTTAGAGTACCAGCGCCACCTGCTGGTGATGGACACGCGCTCCCGCATGCTGCAGATGACGCACGCGCTAAGGAGCAGGCTCACCCGCAGCAAGACCATGCAGTGGTAA
- the harbi1 gene encoding putative nuclease HARBI1, which translates to MAIPIAILDCDLLLHGRGHKTLDRFDIETVSDEFLLTTFGFPREFIYYLVELLRDVLSRPTQRSRAISPEVQVLAALGFYTSGSFQTIMGDAIGISQASMSRCVTNVTRALVEKAPEFIGFTRDEATKQQSKDEFFRVAGFPDVLGVVDCVHVAIKAPNSEDSSYVNKKGFHSVNCQLVCDARGLLLSAETHWPGSLQDSFIFSQSCASKLHQEQDNHGGWLLGDRRYPLKKWLMTPIQFPETPAEFRYNLAHGATQEIVDRTFRAIQTRFRCLDGSKGYMQYSPEKCSHIILACCVLHNASLQSGLDAWTFERTDTPDQSDEVEEKPEDVDPEALQFRKELILNHFS; encoded by the exons atGGCTATACCCATAGCCATCCTGGACTGCGACCTGCTCCTCCACGGCAGAGGACACAAGACCCTAGATCGATTTGACATCGAGACGGTGTCGGATGAGTTCCTGCTGACAACATTTGGCTTTCCTCGGGAGTTCATCTATTACCTAGTGGAGCTGCTGAGGGATGTGCTGTCCAGACCCACCCAGCGCTCCCGAGCCATCAGCCCTGAGGTGCAGGTCCTGGCCGCGTTAGGCTTCTACACCTCAGGATCCTTCCAGACCATCATGGGTGATGCCATCGGCATCAGCCAGGCCTCTATGAGCAGATGTGTCACCAACGTCACCAGAGCCCTGGTGGAGAAGGCCCCAGAGTTTATAG GCTTCACCAGGGACGAGGCTACCAAGCAGCAGTCCAAGGATGAGTTCTTCCGTGTGGCCGGGTTCCCCGACGTGCTCGGCGTGGTtgactgtgtgcatgtggcCATCAAAGCCCCTAACTCCGAAGACTCCTCCTATGTCAACAAGAAGGGTTTCCACTCAGTGAACTGCCAGCTTGTGTGTGACGCACGGGGCCTGCTGCTCAGCGCAGAGACCCACTGGCCAGGCAGCCTCCAGGACAGCTTTATCTTCTCCCAGTCCTGTGCCAGCAAGCTGCACCAGGAGCAGGACAACCATGGGGGCTGGCTGCTGG GAGACCGACGCTACCCTCTGAAGAAATGGCTGATGACACCCATTCAGTTCCCAGAAACCCCTGCAGAATTTCGCTACAACCTGGCGCACGGTGCGACTCAGGAGATCGTAGACCGAACCTTCCGGGCCATCCAGACTCGGTTCCGTTGCCTGGACGGGTCCAAGGGCTACATGCAGTATTCCCCGGAGAAGTGCTCCCACATCATCCTGGCGTGCTGTGTGCTTCACAATGCCTCTCTGCAGTCCGGCCTGGATGCCTGGACCTTTGAGAGGACAGACACCCCTGACCAATCAGATGAGGTGGAGGAAAAGCCAGAGGATGTGGACCCTGAGGCCCTTCAGTTCCGCAAGGAGCTTATACTGAACCACTTCAGCTAG